The proteins below are encoded in one region of Strix aluco isolate bStrAlu1 chromosome 8, bStrAlu1.hap1, whole genome shotgun sequence:
- the LAMC2 gene encoding laminin subunit gamma-2, with the protein MAGRWLLPFCCLVASLRPAASSTNGGGVCDCNGMSRQCIFDWHLLRETGNGYRCLGCLGNTEGAHCERCKEGFFRQREGDCCLPCRCHPQGALSPQCNSDGWCSCKPGVMGKKCDQCQPGFESLTEAGCQRSGQSLQCECDPAGSVGGCLSGRCVCKASTTGERCERCKQSFYNLDARNPAGCSPCFCYGHSAACVSADNHSIYNITSTFQQGAEGWRGVHESSSPAQLQWSPRHQDVFIAARRSEPIYFVAPAKFLGNQQLSYGQTLSFDYRLDRGGRQPSPHDVVLEGDGLRVTAPFLPQGKVLPCGISQTYTFRLDEQPSSKWSPRLNHFEYRRLLGNLTALWIRATFGEYSTGYIDNVTLVSAQPVPGVPAPWVERCECPPGYQGQFCESCAHGYRRDAPGLGPFSICVLCNCQGGGICDPDTGECYSGDENVGNSVSCPFGFYREPRQPHGCRTCPCGNGQGCSVVPGGEEVVCDHCPAGAAGANCEYCADGYFGDPVASRPCQPCQCNGNVEPNAVGNCDRRTGECLKCIYNTAGFYCDRCKDGFFGNPLAPNPADKCRACTCDSAGAEPLKCGSDGSCICKPGFEGPSCEESECPACYGQVKAQVDLYLQQLVELELLFSEVQAGGGAENQELERRMQLAEEMLRTILGEALSLQASDRSLENRVARMKGQGSSSQSRLDEIKATVERLRSLGNQYERQVQDTRRLLETARLDLDRSGTALRRVTIPVSNLPGGSNQFLMLAQEALRLANSHSQAANTIEQAARAAQEDAQQALELARTAAGGEAAIAGSLRGLLGKYEELKLLAGGLKTEADGMASEADKAYQGSLVLLSSLSRLTKTNIGSFEGEATRLKQDASALLSLVDTSMAQYRQLQSRTGRWEEEIKQLLQRGEGERATLTQLLSRANLARSTGLQAVSAGNATFYEVEQILKSLREFNLQADDKKREAEDAMRRLPIISSMVASAREKTDRAEAILGSAASESKAASRAAGKAKEITMGIQQEITQLKVEANKSADGVLALEKAVATLQREAKEVDGEFERKLKEVEADAAVIQETAEEAQRVHAKAGRAGVVVQETLSALEELLRLMNQPGAVDEDGLKQLEMNFSKAKTRSNQLKDEMLELEQTAALQKAQVRTLESSIDEILADIKNLEAIQESLPPGCYNTKAIELP; encoded by the exons TCTGCGACTGCAACGGGATGTCCAGGCAGTGCATCTTCGACTGGCACCTCCTGAGGGAGACGGGGAACGGGTACCGCTGCCTCGGCTGCCTGGGCAACACGGAGGGTGCCCACTGTGAGCGCTGCAAGGAGGGCTTCTTCCGTCAGCGGGAGGGGgactgctgcctgccctgccgcTGCCACCCCCAGG GCGCCCTCAGCCCACAGTGCAACAGCGATGGCTGGTGCAGCTGCAAACCCGGTGTGATGGGCAAGAAGTGTGACCAGTGCCAGCCGGGCTTTGAGTCCCTCACCGAGGCTGGGTGCCAGAGGAGCGGGCA GAGCCTGCAGTGTGAGTGTGACCCAGCTGGCAGCGTAGGGGGCTGCCTCTCCGGCCGCTGTGTCTGCAAGGCGAGCACTACTGGAGAGCGGTGCGAGAG GTGCAAACAAAGCTTCTATAACTTGGATGCCAGAAACCCCGCAGGATGCTCCCCCTGCTTTTGTTACGGGCACTCAGCTGCGTGTGTTAGCGCGGACAACCACAGCATCTACAACATCACCTCCACCTTCCAGCAAG gtgctgaagGCTGGCGAGGTGTCCACGaaagcagctccccagcccagctccagtgGTCCCCACGCCATCAGGATGTCTTCATAGCAGCGAGGAGATCGGAGCCAATTTACTTTGTGGCACCCG caaAATTCCTTGGGAACCAGCAGCTGAGCTACGGCCAGACACTCTCCTTCGATTACCGCCTGGACCGAGGAGGACGCCAACCATCTCCACACGATGTGGTCCTGGAAGGAGATGGCCTGAGAGTCACTGCCCCCTTCTTGCCCCAGGGGAAGGTCCTGCCCTGTGGCATCAGCCAGACATACACGTTCAG GTTGGATGAGCAGCCGAGCAGCAAGTGGAGCCCGAGGCTGAATCACTTTGAATATCGCAGGCTGCTGGGAAACCTGACAGCTCTCTGGATCCGAGCCACCTTTGGGGAGTACA GCACCGGTTACATCGACAACGTCACCCTGGTGTCGGCACAGCCCGTCCCCGGAGTCCCGGCTCCCTGGGTGGAGCGCTGCGAGTGCCCGCCGGGGTACCAGGGGCAGTTCTGCGAGAGCTGTGCCCATGGCTACCGCAGAGATGCCCCTGGCCTGGGGCCCTTCAGCATCTGTGTGCTGTGCAATTGCCAGGGGGGAGGAATTTGTGATCCCGACACCG gTGAATGCTACTCGGGAGACGAAAACGTGGGCAACAGTGTCAGCTGCCCCTTTGGCTTCTACCGAGAGCCCCGGCAGCCGCACGGCTGCAGGACGTGCCCCTGTGGCAATGGCCAAGGCTGCTCGGTGGTGCCAGGTGGCGAGGAGGTTGTCTGTGACCACTGccctgctggagctgctg GGGCCAACTGTGAGTACTGTGCTGATGGCTATTTTGGAGACCCAGTGGCCTCCCGGCCCTGCCAGCCGTGCCAGTGCAATGGCAACGTGGAGCCCAACGCCGTGGGCAACTGCGACCGCCGGACAGGCGAGTGCCTCAAGTGCATCTACAACACCGCCGGCTTCTACTGCGACCGCTGCAAAGACGGCTTCTTCGGGAACCCCCTGGCCCCCAATCCTGCTGACAAGTGCAGAG CCTGCACCTGCGATTCGGCTGGTGCCGAGCCCCTGAAGTGTGGGAGTGATGGGAGCTGCATCTGCAAGCCCGGCTTTGAGGGTCCCAGCTGCGAAGAGAGTGAGTGCCCGGCTTGTTACGGCCAGGTGAAAGCCCAG GTGGACCTGTACCTGCagcagctggtggagctggagctgctgttcTCAGAGGTGCAAGCTGGTGGTGGGGCCGAGAACCAGGAGCTGgagaggaggatgcagctggCTGAGGAGATGCTGCGGACCATCCTTGGGGAAGCCTTGAGCCTGCAAG CCTCTGACAGGTCTCTGGAAAACCGTGTGGCCAGGATGAAGGGGCAAGGGTCCAGCTCCCAGAGCCGCTTGGATGAGATCAAGGCAACAGTGGAGAGGCTGAGGTCTCTTGGGAACCAGTACGAGAGGCAGGTGCAGGACACCCGGCGGCTGCTGGAGACAGCCAGGCTGGACCTGGACCGCAGTGGAACCGCTCTGCGTCGGGTG aCCATTCCTGTTTCAAACCTTCCCGGGGGCTCAAATCAGTTCTTGATGCTTGCCCAGGAGGCTCTGAGACTGGCCAATAG CCACTCGCAAGCCGCCAACACCATCGAGCAAGCCGCGAGGGCAGCACAGGAGGACGCGCAGCAGGCGCTGGAGCTGGCGCGCACAGCCGCCGGCGGAGAGGCAGCCATCGCCGGCTCCCTGCGAGGGCTGCTTGGGAA GTATGAGGAGCTGAAGTTGCTGGCTGGAGGCCTGAAGACTGAGGCTGACGGGATGGCCTCTGAGGCAGACAAGGCTTATCAGGGCAGCCTGGTGCTCCTCAGCTCCCTGTCCCGCCTGACGAAGACCAACATTGGGTCCTTTGAG GGGGAGGCAACCCGGCTGAAGCAGGATGCCAGTGCTCTCCTGAGCCTGGTGGACACCTCCATGGCACAGTACAGGCAGCTGCAGAGCCGCACGGGGCGCTGGGAGGAAGAAATCAAGCAGCTGCTGCAAAGGGGAGAGGGCGAGAGAGCG ACACTGACTCAGCTGCTGTCCAGAGCCAACCTTGCCAGGAGCACAGGCCTGCAAGCCGTGAGCGCTGGCAACGCCACCTTCTACGAGGTGGAACAGATCCTGAAGAGCCTCCGGG AGTTTAACCTGCAAGCAGATGACAAGAAAAGGGAAGCCGAAGATGCCATGAGGAGGCTACCGATTATCAGCAGCATGGTTGCAAGTGCCAGGGAGAAGACAGATAGAGCTGAAGCGATCCTGGGCAGCGCCGCTTCGGAATCCAAGGCGGCCAGCAGAGCGGCAGGGAAAGCAAAGGAGATCACCATGGGGATCCAGCAG GAGATCACACAGCTGAAGGTGGAAGCCAACAAGTCGGCTGATGGCGTCCTCGCCCTAGAGAAGGCAGTGGCCACCCTGCAGCGTGAAGCCAAGGAAGTGGATGGTGAATTTGAGAGGAAGCTCAAGGAGGTTGAGGCAGATGCTGCAGTGATACAGGAG ACAGCTGAGGAAGCTCAGAGGGTCCACGCCAAGGCTGGCCGGGCAGGGGTGGTCGTGCAGGAGACATTAAGCGCCCTGGAAGAGCTGCTGCGTCTGATGA ACCAACCTGGTGCTGTGGATGAGGACGGCCTGAAACAGCTCGAGATGAATTTTAGCAAAGCCAAAACCAGAAGCAACCAGCTGAAGGATGAGATGTTGGAGCTGGAGCAGACAGCTGCGCTGCAGAAGGCCCAGGTGCGGACACTGGAGAGCAGCATTGATGAGATCCTGGCGGATATTAAGAACCTGGAGGCTATCCAGGAGAGTCTTCCTCCAGGCTGTTACAACACAAAAGCCATTGAATTGCCGTGA